In a single window of the Chionomys nivalis chromosome 11, mChiNiv1.1, whole genome shotgun sequence genome:
- the Slc31a2 gene encoding protein SLC31A2 isoform X1, which yields MGGCAALREIFAVPGPGLERRLCQRRCHSWSRAGGAAGEAGCCSGVCLSPPAGCQSLQPGQPQVGQMHFIFSDEAVLLFDFWRVHSPTGMALSVLVVLLLAVLYEGTKVAKAKLLHKTLENLPNTTSQQLILESDQDSTGSRSTPADGHRLRWFLCYFGQSLVHVIQVVLGYFVMLAIMSYNTWIFLGAIVGLGVGYYLAYPLLSIT from the exons ATGGGCGGCTGTGCGGCCCTCCGGGAGATCTTCGCAGTCCCTGGCCCCGGGCTAGAGAGGAGGTTGTGTCAGCGACGCTGTCACAGCTGGAGTAGGGCTGGGGGCGCTGCAGGAGAAGCTGGCTGTTGCTCTGGAGTTTGTTTGTCCCCTCCTGCAGGGTGTCAGTCACTACAACCAGGCCAGCCCCAAGTGGGACAG ATGCATTTCATCTTCTCAGATGAGGCTGTGCTTCTGTTTGATTTCTGGAGAGTCCACAGTCCTACAG GCATGGCCCTCTCAGTGCTGGTTGTCTTGCTCCTGGCTGTACTGTATGAAGGCACCAAGGTTGCCAAAGCCAAGTTGCTGCACAAGACTCTGGAGAACCTGCCTAATACGACTAGCCAGCAGCTCATCCTGGAATCAGACCAGGACTCTACAGGCTCCAGATCAACTCCAGCCGATGGCCACCGCCTCAG GTGGTTTTTGTGTTACTTTGGCCAGTCCCTAGTCCATGTCATTCAGGTGGTCCTTGGCTACTTTGTGATGCTGGCTATAATGTCCTACAACACCTGGATTTTCCTCGGTGCGATCGTGGGCTTGGGTGTGGGCTATTACCTAGCCTACCCACTTCTCAGCATAACTTAG
- the Slc31a2 gene encoding protein SLC31A2 isoform X3: MHFIFSDEAVLLFDFWRVHSPTGMALSVLVVLLLAVLYEGTKVAKAKLLHKTLENLPNTTSQQLILESDQDSTGSRSTPADGHRLRWFLCYFGQSLVHVIQVVLGYFVMLAIMSYNTWIFLGAIVGLGVGYYLAYPLLSIT; this comes from the exons ATGCATTTCATCTTCTCAGATGAGGCTGTGCTTCTGTTTGATTTCTGGAGAGTCCACAGTCCTACAG GCATGGCCCTCTCAGTGCTGGTTGTCTTGCTCCTGGCTGTACTGTATGAAGGCACCAAGGTTGCCAAAGCCAAGTTGCTGCACAAGACTCTGGAGAACCTGCCTAATACGACTAGCCAGCAGCTCATCCTGGAATCAGACCAGGACTCTACAGGCTCCAGATCAACTCCAGCCGATGGCCACCGCCTCAG GTGGTTTTTGTGTTACTTTGGCCAGTCCCTAGTCCATGTCATTCAGGTGGTCCTTGGCTACTTTGTGATGCTGGCTATAATGTCCTACAACACCTGGATTTTCCTCGGTGCGATCGTGGGCTTGGGTGTGGGCTATTACCTAGCCTACCCACTTCTCAGCATAACTTAG
- the LOC130884117 gene encoding thymosin beta-4-like, whose amino-acid sequence MSDKPDMAEIEKFDKSKLKKTEMQENNPLPPKETIEQEKQAGESQ is encoded by the coding sequence ATGTCTGACAAACCCGATATGGCTGAGATCGAGAAATTTGATAAGtcgaaattgaagaagacagaaaTGCAAGAGAACAATCCTCTGCCTCCAAAAGAAACAATTGAACAGGAGAAGCAAGCTGGTGAATCGCAATGA
- the Slc31a2 gene encoding protein SLC31A2 isoform X2 — MAMHFIFSDEAVLLFDFWRVHSPTGMALSVLVVLLLAVLYEGTKVAKAKLLHKTLENLPNTTSQQLILESDQDSTGSRSTPADGHRLRWFLCYFGQSLVHVIQVVLGYFVMLAIMSYNTWIFLGAIVGLGVGYYLAYPLLSIT; from the exons ATGGCG ATGCATTTCATCTTCTCAGATGAGGCTGTGCTTCTGTTTGATTTCTGGAGAGTCCACAGTCCTACAG GCATGGCCCTCTCAGTGCTGGTTGTCTTGCTCCTGGCTGTACTGTATGAAGGCACCAAGGTTGCCAAAGCCAAGTTGCTGCACAAGACTCTGGAGAACCTGCCTAATACGACTAGCCAGCAGCTCATCCTGGAATCAGACCAGGACTCTACAGGCTCCAGATCAACTCCAGCCGATGGCCACCGCCTCAG GTGGTTTTTGTGTTACTTTGGCCAGTCCCTAGTCCATGTCATTCAGGTGGTCCTTGGCTACTTTGTGATGCTGGCTATAATGTCCTACAACACCTGGATTTTCCTCGGTGCGATCGTGGGCTTGGGTGTGGGCTATTACCTAGCCTACCCACTTCTCAGCATAACTTAG
- the LOC130884493 gene encoding cytochrome c oxidase subunit 7C, mitochondrial-like, translating into MLGQSVRRFTTSVVSRSHYEEGPGKNLPFLVENKWRLLAMMTVYFGSGFAAPS; encoded by the coding sequence ATGTTGGGCCAAAGTGTCCGCAGGTTCACCACCTCCGTGGTCAGTCGCAGCCACTATGAGGAAGGCCCGGGAAAGAATTTGCCGTTTTTGGTGGAAAACAAGTGGCGGTTACTGGCAATGATGACTGTGTACTTTGGATCTGGATTTGCTGCTCCTTCATAA